The genomic region CAGAACAGCGCAATCTCGGTCCCTCCGACCGCCTCCCGCTCGGGGCTCACCAGAGCTCCCATGGTCTTCACTTCGTTGTACGCGTCGGTATAGGCCTGCGAGTGCATATCGGGAACGCCGGGAACGTAGAAGTCGGTCGTCGCGGCGCCGGAGAACATGGGGACGGTTCCCCAGCCGGGTCCCCACGCCTCTTGCCCGGGATGCATCGGATCGGGGCGCCAGCGGCCCGGATCGTTGCTAGTCGTGTAAGAGATCGAATCGGCCGCGTTGTCGTTGGAGCGGGCATCGATGTATGTCTGCGCGACCGAGGCGCCGAAGTTGAGGCCGGCCGTTTTCTCGGCCCCGTCGGGAATCGCAGCCAGGGCCGCCGCAAGCGCCGCGTCGAGCTGGGATTGTTCGGCGCTGTAGACGCTGGAGAGCACCGTGTAGGCCGCCTGGGCGACCGCGGCGTCGCGGCTGGCGCCCGCGGGAGCGAGCCCCTGGTGGAGGAACTGCGCGTGCGTCGGCTGGAACGCCTGGTAAACGTCGTAGATGGCGCCGTTGGTCATCGCCATCGAGCGGGTCGCCCAACCGGGGTTGGCCGTCGCCATGTCGGCCTGAGCGACGGCGCGGAGCGTCGCGTTCCATTGACGTACATCGGACCCGCTCGCACGATCGCACAGGGATGCGCCGAGCGTCCCCGCCAAGATCGCCAACGTCAAAGTAGTGCGCATCATCAGTTGAAAACCTCTTGGTGAACGACCACGCCCCCAGGCGAGTCGCAAACATCGATGCTCGACAGGGACCGTCGTTCGCGTCGCGCTGCACGTTTCCGCGAAGGGCGGCGATGAAAATCGCTTCCGCCCGGCGCCGGCAGTTCTCGATGACGAGAACAAACGCCGTGGGCGCCACGCTTCATCCGTGAAAGCGAAGAAACCGCTATGAGAGGGCCGCCCGGGGCGACACCCCGCGGACGACGGAAAGCGTGCGGCTAAGACAAACGAACGAGGTCGTTAGCAATCTCGGGTAAGTGATCAGCGACTGACGTCCCCCCCTGCGAGGTTGATATTCGCTGCGTGGGTCGACAATGTCAAGCAAATTGCCGCATTTTCTTAGTCCCCCCAAGCCGACAGGGCCGTTCCCTGGGAACAGCCTGGCGCAACTCGCCCGAGCGACCCCTGACACCACGCTATTCCTCGCCCGGATCGCCGATCAGCCGCAGGTACTCGGCTAATTGCGACTGGACGTCCAGCAGTTCCTGCCACTGGGACAGGGGAATGCTGACGCTCGATTGCTGGTCGTCGATCGCGGCCCCCTGCACGAGCTGCCGGGTGCGGAGGTGGAGGTATTCGAGCAACTCCGACAGCTGGGCCGCTTGGCCCGCCGACAGCCGCTCGGGAAGCTCCGGAGGGCTAGGAATGTGGAGCGTGCTTTGCAGGTCTTCGGAGGCCCCCAGCTTCAGCTCCAGGCTCAGCGATTGGGGGTCGCTCGTGCTGCGGACGTCGTCGGCCAGCAACTCGCCCGTTTCGCCGATGCCGTCGTTCCGCAATTCCTCGAGCCGATGCGCAATCTGGTCGCGGGTGCCGAACAACAGCACGCTGCGCCCCAGCGAGATGACGTCGCCGTAGCGGAGGATCCGCAGGTGGGCGTCCTCGCCGTTGACGCGGGTGCCGTTGGTGCTCTCCAGGTCGGTCAGGACGAGCTTGCCCGAGTCTTCCTGGATTTTGAGGTGGAACCGGCTGATCCGCTCGTCGTTGAGCTGGACCGAGTTCCCCTCCTCGCGGCCGATGGTGATGGGGGGCGGCAATTCCGCGAAGACGCGGCCCCGATCGGCTCCGTCGAGCACTCGCAACGTAATGTGAGTCATGATGCCCGCGCCGCCAGCGTGCCTCTGCCCTGCGCCCAATGCGAGGTCAACGACCTGGCCGGTCGCCCTCACGCGCTCAATGCCCCCCCATCATGCGCTTATAACACGCCAACCGCCCCCCAGCAAGCAAAACCGCTGCTGCGACTAGGTTTACCGCAACGGGACGCTCACGGCGCCCCGGGGGGCGAGTCCTCGGCCGGAGCCGGCGGCGTAGCGCCCGGAGGGGGCGTCCCCCCGCCGGCGCGGACGTAACGGCTCCGGTCTCGGGCGTACTCGTCCGCGGCGGGAAGTTCCGCCGCGTCGCTGGCCTGAGCCGCATCGAACAACCGCTGCAAAAACGGTCGGCACCATCCGCACCCCGTTCCCGCGCCAAAGCAATCCGCCAGCTGCCCGACGCGGCGCGGTCGCTCGACGCGCAAGTAACTCTCCACCTTGCGGCGAGTCACGTGAAAGCAGAGGCACAGTTCGTCGTCAGGTTGCATCGAGACGAATCTCCCCTGGGCCCACGGCCTGCCGCGGCTACCTGCCGGGCGACGCTAGCGCCGGCGGCGGAGCAGCAAGCCCGCCATCGCTGCCGCCGCCAGGGCGACGGCCCCCGGCTCGGGGACGGCGGCGAAGTAATTGGCCGCAATATACTGGCCGAGCGCCGTCCCGCTCAATCGTCCCCCCTCGTTGCCGAAATTGAAATGGATGCCGCCGTAGATGCGGCTCAACCCTGACTCGAGCGAGGCCGCAGTGAAGCTGTCGTATGATCGTGTCACCATCGCGATGTCGTCGCTGCCGACGGTGAACGGGACGTCGTCCGTGCCGAAGAACGCCGCGAGCACCGCCGCCGCGGCGGCGCTGAACGTGCTATGCCCGCTCGTGTACTCGGGGAAGGGGGGCGTCGTCAGCAGAGGAGCCCAGGCGTCGTCGTCGAGCGCGGCCGTCGCGGCGACCGTATCCGCTTCGCGGATCGCCGTGATGGGGCGCCAAAGGTCGTACTGGTACTTCGCGTCCCAGCAGACGATCGCCGCGTCGGCCAAGGCCACGTTGAGCATAGCGAGCATCCGCGCGTTCTCGGCCAGCGACAACCCTTGCGACTCGCCGACGACGAGCGCGATGCGATTCCAATGCCCCGGAGGGGTCTCGGTGCCGGCGCCGTTCGCCCAGAACTGCGCGATCTCGGTTTGATCGGTCGTGCGGGTCGAGCCGACCGCGGCGCCCAGCGACTTCACCTCGGCGACCGCTGCGACGTACTCGGCCGAATTGAGGGCCGGCGGGGGCGGGGGCAAATATCCGAGCGTCGAGGCGATTCCGAACGGCGTCACGTCCCCCCAATGCGGCAACAGCGGGGCGGCGAATCCCGGAGCCGTCGGAACCCATCCCCCGGGTCCGCCGGTCGGGACGTAGCTCGAACTCCCCGTCGAACCGTCCGCCGCGCGACTGGCGAGCATCCCCGCGGCCACGGTCGAGCCAAGCGTGGTTCCGGCGATCTTCGCGGGGCCGTCGGCGATGCCGCTGAGTTGAGTCGCGAGTTGGGCGTCGTAAATCGCCGCGCGGGTCGGGAACAGCGCGACCATCATGTCGCGCGCCGCCTGGGCCGCGGCCGCTTCAGCCGAGGCGCCGATCGTCACGGGGGCGTACAGATACGGGGCGTACTGCCGGTCGGCCGAGTTCGCCGCGTCGAAAATCGCCGCATGGACCATCGCCATGGCGCGGCTGGCGCGGGGAGGCGGGGTCGAGCTGGCGCGGATCGTATCGCGAAGCTCGTTGTTCCAATCGATGACAATGTCGGCCTCGGCGGAACGCCACAATCCCGCGCTCAAGGCGACTCCCAAACCCAATCGGCTGACGACGGCAAACACTCGCATGATGAACGCTCTCGGGAGAATGGACGCCGATGTGGCAGGCCGGGGACGGAGTCTCCACGGCGCAGCACTCCTCCATTCAAGTTGGGACCTGCGGGGAGAACAAGAAAAAAGTCGCCCGGCGATCGTCGGCGCTCGGCCGAACGAACCCGCCATGCCCGCACAATCCACACGGATTTCGCCCCGGCGCGTCGCTCAACAAGGACCTGTCGCAATGCGCAGGGCCACTTGCAGCGCCCGCTGATACTCGTCCAAATCGAGCCACTCCTCGGCGGTGTGGATCGCGTTCTGGCCGCAGCCGAGCGTCACGGTCGGGATGCCGCGGGCGGTGAGCCAATTGGCGTCGAGACCGCCGTTGGCGACGATGAGTTCCGGCTTCTCCCCTTCGGCCGAGATCGCCGCGGACGCTCGAAGCACGGCGGGATGGTCCGGCGCCAAGCGAAACGCCTCGTAATCCAACTGCCCGCGGATGGTCGCAGCGCCGGTCCGCCCCGCGGCGTTCTTCACTTGCCGCGCGGCGCGATGAAAGGCCTGTTCGATCTCGTGCACGATCCGCGCGCGGAACTGGGGATCGTGACTCCGCGCCTCGGCTCGCAGGTCGACGCGATCGGTCACCACGTTCGTAGCCGCGCCGCCGGCGATGACTCCCACATTGCTCGTGCCGCGACGGGCGCCCTTTTCAATCAACCCGTGCCAGCCGTTCTGGACCAATTCGGCGATCGCCAGCGAAGCGATCGCGATGGCGCTCACGCCATCCTCGGGATGCCCGCCGGCGTGGCTGGCGATTCCCGTGAGCGTGATCGCCAGTCGATATCCCCCGGTGGCGCCGACTGTGACGCGGTTGGCCGCGCCGCCGTCCCAGTTGAAGCCCGCCTGCGGACGCCCCAGCAGGGCCAGCTTCGCCGTGCGGGCGCCGTGCAGGCCGACCTCCTCTTGCACGGTCCACAGAAAGGTGAGCGGCGGGTGCGGAGCCTTGGTCCGCAGCAGCTCGAGCGCCGTGGCCAGCAACACTGCACACCCCGCGCGGTCGTCGCCGCCAAGTCCGGTGCGGCGATCGGCGGCGACGATCCGCCGGCCGCGCCGCACGGGGCAGGCCCCCGCGCAGATCGGCACCGTATCCATGTGAGCCGAGAACAACTGCCGCGGCCCGCGGCGCGTGCCGGGGAGCTTGACGACCACGTTGCCGACCGACGACGACACGGGAGAGCCCTTGGGGGGCGCATCACGGACGATCGTCGACCGCGGCGCCCCCGCTGCGATCAACCGTCGGCAGAGGAAATCGGCAACCGGTTCCTCGCCCCCGCTGGGCCCGGGGAGTGCTAGCAACTCCATGAGCAAATCGACGCCGAGAGCAGCTGGCTTTCGCTTCACGATGCACCGAGGGGGGGAATGCTGGCGTCGTCGCGCGGGGGGTCTCGCAGGGGAAGACGCCGAATAGTCCGCCCAAATTGCCGCGGCCAGGGACGTATACCCGCAATACGCCCGTTCAGCATGAGCTTCCGGCACACTCGACGCAAGCCGCCGAGCCCGCACGCCCGATCATATCCTCAAGGGTGCGCCGCGTTTGCGCGACGACCGCGCCGTCGTTGCCGACGAGCGCGACGCGGCGACGACGATTCAGGCCGCGAAAATCGCGACCGACGAGGGGGAAGATCGATGGAGTGGATTCGCAGACGAGCGCGCTGGCCTCGCGTCGCCGCGCTGTTGTTGTTGTTCGGGCTGACCGTCGCGGCGCCCCGTTGCTGGCACTGGCTGCGCGAGCAGCGCAGTCCGTCTGCGGCAACGGCGCTCGACGATCGTCCGACGCCGATCAAGGTCGTGCGGATCGAGCCGTTGCCGGCCGAGACGGTCGACGCCGCAACGACTTTGCCGGCGATTCATGACGCGGGACCGGAACTTCCTCCGGTCGTCGTTCCCTCGCCGGCGTCGCGCCCGGCGCCCCGGCCCGCTTCCGCGCCGCTGTTGGAAGACGATTACGCCTTGGTCGACGACCCGCTGCCGCCGCGCCACGGGGCGGGCGCGTTCACGCTGTCGAACCAAGTCGAAGCCATGCCGAGCATGGCCCCGCTGGCGACCAGCAGCGGTCCACGGCTGCCGCCGCCCGAGCGGACCGCGCCGACCGCGCCTCCGACGCCCCCGGCGATCCCGGCTCCCGCCCAGCCGGCGCCGGACGTGACGCAGTTGTTGGCCATGCGGGACGCGGTCGCACAGCTCGTCGCGGGCGTGCGGCAGATCGAGCTGCCGCGAATCGAACCGCCGGCGCCCCGCATCGAATCCCCCGTCCCGGTGCGCGTTCAAGTGACCAGCGAGTACGACCGGCTCGCAATGGCGCCGCCGCGCGAGGAAGGGGAGGGGGACGACGTGACCCCCACCGAGCGGTCGCCGCATGATTCGCCGATCGAGCCCGAGGCCGAGGCGCACGTCGCCGCCCGCCAGGCGCCGCGACCGCTGCTCGTGATCGCGCCGACGGTGCTGGCCGAACAGCTCGAACAAGCGGCCGATCTCGGCCGGGGCATGTCGTGGGCGGCCGAGGCGCTCGCGCTGCTGCCGACGATGACGGCCCCCGAGATATCGATCGCCGACGCGGAAGCCGCTCTGGCGCAATTCGATCGGTTGGCGGCGATCGGGCTCGACGAGGCGCTGGCCGTCCGCGATCCCGCGGAGCAGCGGACCGCGATCCGCGCCGCGAAGTCGCTCGCCCGACGCCTGCCGTTGTGGCACGCCCTGGTCGCCGAACGGCAAGCCGGGGTTCCGCTGCTGCAACCGCACGAAGCCGTCGAGGCCGACGCCGCGCGGGTGATGCAATTGCTCCACGAATTCGCCGCGCTGACGGCCGGTTCCGACGCCGGGACGGCGTGGCGCGACTACTTGCTGCTCGATCAACTTGCGGCGCTGGCAAGCGTCGGGGGCGCCGATCGCGCAGCCCCGCGGCGGCAGATCGCGCGGCGATTCTTCGCCCGGATCGAGTCCGACCGCCTGACCGACGCGCAGCGCGCGTTTCTCGCCGCGAGCCCCGCGCCGCGATTGGCCGAGGCGCTCGCTCCCTGGGCGACAGGCCCGGTGAAAATCTCGACCCTCGCGGCGCTCGTCGAACGATACGAGCTGCGCGGGGCTCAGCGCGACGCCGATCTGATCGCCGAGCTGCAAGCCCGGTTGGCTCACGGCGGCGATCCCCGTCTCGCGGAGTTGGCTGACCAACTCGACCGCGCCTACCGCAACGGCAACATGCGCCTGGCGGTGACCGAAGACCTGCTCAACCGGCTTACGCCGCAGCCCGCACCGCAGACGACCCCGGTCCATGAACGGATCGCCGGGATCGACGTCCGCGGCCGGGCGCGGACCACGACCAAGTTGGCCGTGCGTTTGACCCCCGACCCGCATCAGTGGAATCTCGGCATCGAAGCGGCCGGCGCCGTGCAGAGCCAGACCTACTCGAAGACTTGGCCGGCCAAGGTCCGCAACAACGGCCGCGTCGAGTACGAGGCCCGCAAGGACGTCAAGATCGGCGCCGAGGGGGTGCAACTCGCTCCTGCCGAGGCGCGGACCGGAACCAACCGCAGCACGCTGGCCGGGGTCGACAGCACGTTCGAGCCGCTGCCGATCGTCGGCGCGCTGGTCGAGAACTACGCCATCGAGAAGAACCAGGAGCGCCGCCCGCGGGCCTTGTCGCAAGTGCGAATCAAGGTGCAGCGCACCGCCAAGTCGCGGCTCGATCGCGAGGCCGACGCCAAGCTCTCCGAGTTCGAGGAGCAGTTCCGCACCACGGTGCTGGAGCCGCTGGAGAAGATCTCGTTGGCGGTCGAACCGCTGGAGATGTACACCACCGACCAGCGCGCCGTGATGCGCCTGCGGATGGCCGACGCCGGCCAATTGGGCGCCCATACGCCCCGTCCCTCGGCGCCAGGCGACAGCTTGGCGAGCGTGCAACTCCACGAGTCGGCGCTCAACAACGCCGCCCGCGGACTAGGGCTCGAGGGATGCAAATTCACCTCGGCCGAACTTTACGAAACGCTCGCCCAGCGCTTGGGCCGGCCGATGGCGCCCCCTCAGCGCGATCTCTCCGCACGGGCCACGGTGACGTTCGCCAACACCGACGCCGCCCGGTTGCGCTGCCACGGCGATCGCATCGAGCTGACCCTGTCAATTGCCGAGTTGGCGCAGGGGCGCGACCGCATCCGCAACGTCGAAGTCCACGCGTTCTTCCGGCCGGTCGTCGAGGGGCTGGAGCTGAAACTCGTCCGCGACGGCTCGCTGCAGTTCAACGGTCCGCGGTTGCTGACCGGGCCGCGGATCGTGCTCCACAGCGTATTCGGCAAGCTGCTTCCCAAAGACCAGGAGGTCGTGCTCTTGGCGCCGCACGTGGACGGCGACCCGCGCTTCGCGGGGCTGATGGTCACCCAACTGGTGATCGAAGACGGCTGGATCGCGCTGGCTTTGGGCCCGGAGTCCCCCGAACGAACGGCCTGGCGAAGCGACCCGACGACGACCGAAAGCCGCTGACGGCCCGGTTCAGCGGTCGGCGTCGTCCTCGAATCGCCCGAACTCGATCTGACACCGCCCCTGCAATTGCTTGGCAAACGCGTGCAGCGCGGTCGCCGCGTCGAAGTCCGCTTGGACCTCAGGCAACGCTGTTGCAGCGGCCGCGATCTCGTTCTTCAGCACCAGAATCCGTCTCTTGGCATTGCCGACGGCGGCCAACGGTTTGACCCCCGGGCCGTTGATGTATGCGTACAGATTGTCCGCCTCGGCTTCCATCTGAGCCATCGCGTCGGACAGCTTCTCTCCCTCCCGCGCAATCTTCTGGCAAGTGCGCGACAGTTCGGGAATGAAGAACGGCGTCGCCGACCTCCCCAAGGTTCCCGTCGACGCGGCGACGTTGAACGAGGTTTGATCCTTCTCCCCTTTGACGTACCGGATTTCGATCGTCACTTCTTCCGGCCCGTCGAGCACGATCTTCACGTCGTGCTGCTCATCCAACCGGCCGTCTCGGGGATATATCTCGTAAGGAACGGGGCAACCGCGAAGAGCGAGAACCTGCAGCGCGGCGGTCGAGCCCGATTTCAGCGAGAAGCCGACGCGACGCTTAGTCACGTCCAGCGGGACGCGGTGGGCGACCTGCGGAGGACCGGGGCGCGGCGCCTCCTGCTGACCGTCGAAGTCGCGCGCGCGATCCAACGGGTCGGCCTTGAGCTGAGCTACGGAATTGGATGGCCCGACGTCGGCCCGGGGAACCCGCTGCGGAATGATCGGGGCGGGTTGGGTTCGCGACGGACGAGGGGCAGGGCGGGGCTCAGAGTCCTTGCGCCGCGGCGCCGGATTCAGTGTCGCCCGCTCGGGGGGATTCTGCGGCGACGGGGGCTCAGGCTGCGGGACCGGCCGCGCGACAGGCGGATCGTTCTCGAACGGCGGATTAGGCGCAAGCGCCGTCCCGACTCCGGGCCGTGTCGCAAGGGCGATGCCGAAGCACAGTGCAAGCAACACCAGCGAACAGGCGACGATCACTAGCGGTCCCTGAGTACGTTTCGCACGCTGCGCTCGGGGTCGGCCGGCGACCGAAGCCGACGGCTCGCGTTGAATGATCGGGCTTTGAGGGAACGACGGCCTTGTCGCGGCGGTACGAGGAGACATGCCGGCATGAGCGCCGTCGACGCGCGTCGCAGAGTTCGCAAGCGGCTGCTCGCCTTGCAGCCGCCTGTCGTAAGCCGCCTTGCGTTGGACGTTCAGCAACGTCAGTCGCGCTTGGGCCAGTTCATTGAGCAGCGCCTGCGACTCGGCCCCGTTCCGTCCCGCGGCGAAGGACTTCACATGCGCCATCTGACGATCGGCCGCGGCGGCGATCACTTCCGGATCGTCCTCGAACCGGGCGAGCCCCAGCAGCCGGTAGCAATCGGCAGGCTGCTCGCTGGGGGGAATCCCCAGCCATTTGTGGTAGGGGTCGAAGCGTTCGGAGGCCGTGGACCGCATCACAGTCTCGCTGGGCGCAAGGCGACCGGCCGGGAGGGCCGGAAAGTGCTCGAGTTTATTTGCGGCCTCTTCGGGCCATAAGATACCATGACGACCGACGGACGGGCAATTGAACGTCGCCGGCATGCGAAACAAGTGGGGGAAAACTCCCTTGTTCGATCCGACCTCCGCTCGACGCCGGCCTCCCCGCGACGCTCGCTCGCACTGCGCGGCAGGGCGACACGACGAGGACGACTCGGCTTATTTTGGCGATTCCTTCCCGGGGCTTTCCGACCATGTCCGCTGTCATCCCCGTCGGCATCGATCTCGGAACGACGAACTGCGCGGCCAGTTACGTCGATTCCGAAGGTCGCACGAAGATGATCCCGACCAGCACGGGCGACGTGCTGACCCCGAGCGTCGTTTACTTCCATGACGACGCGCCCATCGCGGGCCAATCGGCGTGGGAGGCCGCGTTGACCGCCCCCGACCGCGTCATCGAGAACGCCAAACGCGATATGGGATCCGCCGCCTGCCGGCAATCCGTCGCCGGAGAGCACTATCCCCCGGAAGTCGTCCAAGGCTGCCTGCTGCGCCAGTTGCTGCGCGACGTGACGGCGATCGTCGGCGAGGAGTTCCAAGCGGTCGTCACCGTGCCGGCGTATTTCGACGAGGCCCGCCGCAAAGCCGCCCACGACGCGGCGATCATGAGCGGATTGCCCCTGCTGGACATCGTCAATGAACCGACGGCCGCCGCCTTGTCGTTCGGCGAGCGGCTCGGCTACCTGCGTTCCGACGGCGCCCCGCAGGCTAAGCTCAACATCCTGGCGTACGATCTCGGCGGGGGGACCTTCGACGTGACCGTCATCCGCCTGTCCCCGGGCGAGGTCCGCACGCTGGCCACCGACGGCGATTGCGAGCTGGGAGGAATCAACTGGGACGAACGATTGGTCGGGCTCGCCTTGGAGCGCGTGCCGATGTTGCAGCAGCGCGGAACAACGCTGACGCAAGTCGAGCAGATCGCCTTGCGACGCGCCGCCCGCGACGCGAAACACGCGCTGTCCGATCGGCCGGCGACGCTGCTGGAATGCCGCGTCGGCGAGGCGGCTTTCGCCATGCCGGTCACGCGCGAGGAGTTCGAGGAACTGACCGCGGACTTGCTCGAACGGACGTTGTTCACCACCAAGCAAGCCCTGCAGGCGGCGGGACTGATTTGGGATGAGGTCGACCGGTTGCTGTTGGTCGGCGGCTCGTCGCGCATGCCGGCGGTGCGCCGCGCCCTGGAACAGGCTTCGGGACTGCAGGCCGAGGTCGCCGTTCATCCCGACGAGGCCGTCGCCCGCGGGGCCGCGATCTTCGCCCGCTACTTGCTCGGACTCAGGGGCCGCGACGACGTCGCCCCCGCGCTGAGCGTCGTCGACGTCAACGCCCACGGACTGGGCATCGAAGGAGTGAATCTGCAAACCTTGCGAACCGAGAACGTCACGCTCATCCCGCGCAACACCCCCTTGCCTTGCGAGGTTGTGCGCAAGTTCGTCACCCGCAGCGACGGCCAACCAAATGTGCGGGTTCAATTGCTCGAGGGCGAGAGCACCGTCCCCTCGCAGTGCGCGCCGCTGGCGACGGCTCTGATCAAGAATCTGCCCCCTGGGCTGCCGCAAGGGACGCCGATCGACGTGCATTATTCGCTGCAGTCCAACGGACGGTTGGCGGTGAGAGCCGCCGTGCAAGGCTTCGGATCGCCGGCTCGAATCGAACTGCAGCGAGTGCGCGGGCTGGCGGAACGGCGCGTGCAGCGCTGGAAACAAGTCGTCTGTCGCGACGGCGGGTTCCGGAACTTTCAGGAGGTCCTAGCGGTGATGGCCAACGACCCGCCCGCCGGCGGCAAGCCCGAAACGCTCGAATCCGAGACCCGCGTCGAGAATCGCCGCCAAGGAGGTCGCTTGTCAGGTCCGGCCGTAGCGTACGGCGCCCCTCAGGCCGCTGCAGAAACCTTGCAAGCTCAACTCAATCCGACAAGGTCGTCGGGCTCCGCCGCGGCGATCACGCTCTCCGATCCTGAAGAAGCGGGATCGGACGCAGCAGACATCTATGCCCAGCCGGCGCCGACGAGCCGGCGCAGGCGAGGAAACTGGATCAACTCTGCCGTGAACCTGACCGGACACGTCCTCGCCGCGTTCGTCGGGTTGTTCGTCGGCTATTACCTGTTGTGCATCGTGCGACCCGAACTGAATTATTTCCGACTCAATCTCCCGGGGGTCGCCGCCCCCAGCGAAATCCGGCGATGAATCCGCCGCCCGCGCGGTCGAAGCGCTACGCGCCGACCTTGTCGCCGAGGCGCTGCTTGCGAATGTAATCCCGCGCCCGTTGGACAGAGGCAGGCTTCTTGAGGCCAAGGCGAACCGCTTCCTCGAACGCCTTGTCGGGGCCGACCCCTTCGTCGAGCACGCGGTACGTCATCCACGCGGCGCCGACTCGGTTGGTCGTCGCGCTGTGGAGCACCAGCGGCCGGCGGGCTTCGTTGGCCAGCACCTCGCGGACCTTGGTGAAGACTTCGTCCGAAAGCTCGTCTTCCGGATCGAGCGCGAGCTCGACGTAGTTCATCCCCACGACCCGCACCTCGCGCCCTTCGTCCCAGTCGACGTCGTCCGGCATGCGAAGCTTGACGACCGTTTTGATCCCGCGCCGCGCCCAGCGGGCGAAATCTTCCTTGCGCGGCTGGCCGCACAAGTAGAGATCGCCAACCGCGAAGGACGGCGCGTCGAGCCCGAGGTCGACCGGCTCGACCATCGCGGGGCCGGTCGACGCGGACTCCGGCTCCGTCTGGTTCGCCGTCCGTGCGGCGTCGCGACATCCGACGAACGCCGCAAAGTTCCCGGCGACGGCCAGCGCAATGAACACGAGCCGACGCCTATCGGGCCAGGACGACGGAAACGGCGACGGCTTCATCTGTGATCTTCTCCTGCGACGGCGGCATTCGCGACGACGTGTGACGGCGCTATGTCCAATCGTACCACGCCAGCGGAAACAGGAGCGGTCGCGGCGAGAATTCCAGGTGCAGCACGCGGCGACGGACCGGCGCAGTCGTACGTTGAGAGCTATGGAGCAACAGCGGTCGCATCAGCGCCACGCCGCCGCGGGAGGCAAGGCAGTCCACGGATGCGATCGACTCGATCTGCATGCGAATCTGCTCCTCGTCGAGCACGCCGTCGCGGTGCGTGCCCGGCAGCACGCGCAAGGGTCCCGCGTCGTGATCGCAGGGATCGAGATGGATTCGCACGGCAACCATTTCGGCGAGAACTTCAACTGGCGGCTTCACGTGAGGCACGCCGGCTTTGACCGACCACGCGGAGAACCCGGGCGCTTCGTGACGCTCGGCCACGGCAATCATCAGGTCTTGATGCCAAGCGACCTGCCAATTCGCCGCGGGACGCTTGTCGAACCACAAGGCCTTGACGCAGCGGGCCGGTCGCCCCAAGGCCGTCGCGACGCACTCGCGCACAGGAAGCGACTGAGCGACGCGGCGAACCGCCTCGCAGCGACGCAGCAAGTCGCGGGCGCCCGCGGCGTACGGATCGGCTTCTTTCTCGGTCAGAATCTGCAGAGCGTCGGCGAGCGCGTCGCACTGGTCGGCGTCGACCACCTGCGGCAGGCACGCGTAGCCGTCGCGTTGAAATCGCTCAATCTCGTGCTCCATGCGCGACGCAATTCCGGGAGTTGAGTTTGCCTCTGGGCGGCGATCAATTCTAAACTGACGGCAGGCGACGACAACATGCCCTGTGCCAAGGCGGCCGCGAAAGGAACTCTGCTTATGGAACGCGTCGGCGTCTCTTTCAAATCGTCGCTCACGGGCGACGAGGTTCGTGAGCGGTACGTGCAGCCGCTCCGCGCCGCGCTCGAGGCCGCCCAGGCCGGGTACTACAGCAATTATTTGCGCCAACCCGACGACGATCCCGACCGGCCGAGCGAACACCTGCTGATGTTCATGGTCCGCGACTTCCAGGTCGGGCTGCGACTCTTGCGGACGGAACTCGAGAAGCTCGAACGCCCGGGGGACGTGCAGTTGCACAATCTCAATCCGAGCGATCCGATGTATTGAGGGGGGCGCCTCGGCGCGTCCGCTCACGCGATCGGCGATGTGTGCGACGCGGGGCGCGAGAAT from Pirellulales bacterium harbors:
- a CDS encoding M20/M25/M40 family metallo-hydrolase, producing MELLALPGPSGGEEPVADFLCRRLIAAGAPRSTIVRDAPPKGSPVSSSVGNVVVKLPGTRRGPRQLFSAHMDTVPICAGACPVRRGRRIVAADRRTGLGGDDRAGCAVLLATALELLRTKAPHPPLTFLWTVQEEVGLHGARTAKLALLGRPQAGFNWDGGAANRVTVGATGGYRLAITLTGIASHAGGHPEDGVSAIAIASLAIAELVQNGWHGLIEKGARRGTSNVGVIAGGAATNVVTDRVDLRAEARSHDPQFRARIVHEIEQAFHRAARQVKNAAGRTGAATIRGQLDYEAFRLAPDHPAVLRASAAISAEGEKPELIVANGGLDANWLTARGIPTVTLGCGQNAIHTAEEWLDLDEYQRALQVALRIATGPC
- a CDS encoding (2Fe-2S)-binding protein, whose translation is MQPDDELCLCFHVTRRKVESYLRVERPRRVGQLADCFGAGTGCGWCRPFLQRLFDAAQASDAAELPAADEYARDRSRYVRAGGGTPPPGATPPAPAEDSPPGAP
- a CDS encoding phosphatase PAP2 family protein, whose translation is MMRTTLTLAILAGTLGASLCDRASGSDVRQWNATLRAVAQADMATANPGWATRSMAMTNGAIYDVYQAFQPTHAQFLHQGLAPAGASRDAAVAQAAYTVLSSVYSAEQSQLDAALAAALAAIPDGAEKTAGLNFGASVAQTYIDARSNDNAADSISYTTSNDPGRWRPDPMHPGQEAWGPGWGTVPMFSGAATTDFYVPGVPDMHSQAYTDAYNEVKTMGALVSPEREAVGGTEIALFWAYDRAGMGPPPVLYNRNLHDVSIQFGNTPEQDALLFAMASVAMADAAIAAWDVKFTDDFWRPIAGIREADTDGNPDTIADPNWIPLGAPGDAPNHTSDDFTPPFPAYVSGHATMGAATFETLRRFYGVDVVNFTLNSDELAPGSIPDEMAQIGVDGTRDFASFSEAEWENAYSRIYMGIHWIFDATDGIALGREVAGHVMANHFAVVPEPAAAGLLALGLTAWGVRAGRWRRC
- a CDS encoding vanadium-dependent haloperoxidase, with amino-acid sequence MRVFAVVSRLGLGVALSAGLWRSAEADIVIDWNNELRDTIRASSTPPPRASRAMAMVHAAIFDAANSADRQYAPYLYAPVTIGASAEAAAAQAARDMMVALFPTRAAIYDAQLATQLSGIADGPAKIAGTTLGSTVAAGMLASRAADGSTGSSSYVPTGGPGGWVPTAPGFAAPLLPHWGDVTPFGIASTLGYLPPPPPALNSAEYVAAVAEVKSLGAAVGSTRTTDQTEIAQFWANGAGTETPPGHWNRIALVVGESQGLSLAENARMLAMLNVALADAAIVCWDAKYQYDLWRPITAIREADTVAATAALDDDAWAPLLTTPPFPEYTSGHSTFSAAAAAVLAAFFGTDDVPFTVGSDDIAMVTRSYDSFTAASLESGLSRIYGGIHFNFGNEGGRLSGTALGQYIAANYFAAVPEPGAVALAAAAMAGLLLRRRR
- a CDS encoding FHA domain-containing protein; translated protein: MTHITLRVLDGADRGRVFAELPPPITIGREEGNSVQLNDERISRFHLKIQEDSGKLVLTDLESTNGTRVNGEDAHLRILRYGDVISLGRSVLLFGTRDQIAHRLEELRNDGIGETGELLADDVRSTSDPQSLSLELKLGASEDLQSTLHIPSPPELPERLSAGQAAQLSELLEYLHLRTRQLVQGAAIDDQQSSVSIPLSQWQELLDVQSQLAEYLRLIGDPGEE